In one Bacteroides intestinalis DSM 17393 genomic region, the following are encoded:
- a CDS encoding SusC/RagA family TonB-linked outer membrane protein has product MSKKILFLFFCVFALAAHSQNVVIKGSVTDVNKEPLLGVNIKVKGTTTGTITDIDGNFSINGPKGATLVISYIGMVTQEVEYKGQPLNVVLKDDSQALEEVVVVGYGSMRKKDLTGSVVQVRPDKIANDNPKTVQDVLRGTPGLTVGYGESDAGAKGGGSMKIRGQRSVYTDGGHNDPLLILDGMFFYGELSEINPDDIAQIDVLKDASAAAVYGARAANGVIIISTKKGKQGKPTINFTASIGLTQKAAYRDRWQSPEAYLQHYVDWKEKNTYGVNAETGEYAAYSRPGNEYTSKPGYFRNPNNLDDVSLEAWRGYTTNDEGESDLSIWARRLGFRPNTALMDNLLSGKVMDWQDKAFRLGFNQDYNASISGAGEKIDYYMSLGYLRNEGAFVDDTYRAIRGNFKLNAKVTDWFEIGANINFQDRSDGEIGMDKGGFMENSPYAVFKDDEGNYVQDPLMFQYDRNNLTNWYYEKQFLELQKGYTTFNTIFNAKLKLPFGITYTFNAAPRLQYFHDRYFMSAERPNSKPTDRGVNREQAKRFDWSLNNTITWDHTFADKHHVILTLAQEAEERQYWSDRIEARNILPSDVLGFHNTQNGDKSASSFRSDDSHQTADGLMGRVFYSYDDRYMATFTMRRDGYSAFGSSNPYAYFPSGGLAWTFSNEKFFQPYTHIMSTGKLRVSFGKNGNRSLANPYEALANLYPGGGKMQGYITSSGDLYLMRYLMAQRMENPGLQWEKTQSWNFALDFGFLNDRITGTLEYYRMSTKDMIMGQRLPNFTGFESITTNLGQVDNNGLEIALNTLNIDNKNFQWSTTFSLSYNKNRIKHLYGDYEDILDASGNVIGKKEADYVGNGWFIDRPISAIWDYKVTGIWQKDEVEEAKKYGQVPGDPKVWNNPANDEYDADGNLKKVIYNNDDKVFQGQTAAPVTWALRNDFTLWKDLTLSINIYSRMGHKSLESMYLNNDDDGGGMTYRLVNKPAKEYWTVDNPSNKYARIEAQGPEGARGARRLYNRSFVRLENISIGYTLPRQWTKRVDIERAKVYATVRNAAVWGSKDWEYYGDPETGNYASRIWTLGLNLTF; this is encoded by the coding sequence ATGTCTAAGAAAATCTTATTTTTATTTTTTTGCGTGTTTGCACTTGCAGCACATTCTCAGAATGTTGTAATAAAAGGTTCTGTAACGGATGTTAATAAGGAACCTTTGTTGGGTGTGAATATTAAGGTAAAGGGAACTACTACAGGTACCATTACCGACATCGATGGTAACTTCTCGATAAATGGGCCAAAGGGTGCTACACTTGTAATTTCTTATATTGGTATGGTGACCCAAGAAGTGGAATATAAAGGACAACCTTTGAATGTTGTATTGAAAGACGATTCCCAGGCTCTGGAGGAAGTGGTAGTTGTAGGTTATGGTTCGATGCGTAAGAAAGACCTTACGGGGTCTGTAGTACAAGTACGTCCGGACAAGATAGCTAATGATAATCCCAAGACAGTACAAGATGTCTTACGTGGTACACCAGGTTTGACGGTAGGATACGGTGAAAGTGATGCCGGTGCTAAAGGTGGTGGCTCAATGAAGATCCGTGGTCAGCGTTCAGTTTATACCGATGGTGGGCACAATGACCCGTTGCTTATTCTTGATGGAATGTTCTTTTATGGTGAGCTTTCTGAAATTAATCCGGATGACATAGCACAGATTGACGTGTTGAAGGATGCTTCTGCTGCTGCTGTTTATGGTGCACGTGCTGCGAATGGTGTTATCATTATTTCTACTAAAAAGGGTAAGCAGGGTAAACCGACAATCAATTTTACAGCTAGCATCGGATTGACTCAAAAAGCTGCTTATCGCGACAGGTGGCAGAGCCCGGAAGCATATCTGCAACATTATGTAGACTGGAAGGAAAAAAATACGTATGGTGTAAATGCTGAAACCGGTGAATATGCCGCTTACTCAAGACCGGGTAATGAATATACTTCAAAACCGGGTTACTTCCGCAATCCTAATAACCTTGACGATGTGTCTTTGGAAGCATGGAGAGGTTATACTACCAATGATGAAGGGGAATCAGACCTGAGTATTTGGGCAAGACGTTTGGGATTTAGACCTAATACAGCTTTGATGGATAATCTTTTGTCCGGTAAGGTTATGGACTGGCAGGACAAAGCATTCCGTCTGGGATTCAACCAAGATTATAATGCTAGTATCAGTGGTGCAGGTGAGAAGATTGACTATTATATGTCATTAGGTTACTTGCGTAATGAAGGTGCTTTTGTAGATGATACTTATCGTGCTATTCGTGGTAATTTCAAATTGAATGCAAAAGTGACTGATTGGTTTGAAATAGGTGCTAACATCAATTTCCAGGATCGTTCAGATGGTGAAATCGGTATGGATAAAGGTGGTTTCATGGAAAACAGTCCTTATGCAGTATTTAAGGATGATGAGGGTAATTATGTACAAGACCCTTTGATGTTCCAGTATGACCGTAATAATCTGACAAACTGGTATTACGAAAAACAGTTTTTGGAATTACAGAAAGGATATACCACATTCAATACGATTTTTAATGCGAAATTGAAATTACCGTTTGGTATTACTTATACATTCAATGCTGCTCCGCGTCTCCAGTATTTCCATGATCGTTACTTCATGTCTGCTGAACGGCCGAATTCTAAACCAACTGACCGTGGAGTGAATCGTGAACAAGCTAAACGTTTCGACTGGTCTTTGAATAATACCATTACTTGGGATCATACTTTTGCTGATAAACATCATGTTATTTTGACACTGGCACAAGAAGCTGAAGAACGTCAGTATTGGTCAGACCGTATTGAAGCCCGTAACATTTTGCCATCTGATGTACTTGGATTCCACAATACACAAAATGGTGATAAGTCGGCAAGTTCGTTTAGAAGTGATGACTCACATCAGACTGCTGATGGTTTAATGGGGCGTGTGTTCTATTCTTATGATGATCGTTATATGGCTACTTTCACTATGCGTCGCGATGGTTATTCGGCTTTCGGTTCTTCTAATCCTTACGCTTACTTCCCCTCCGGTGGTTTGGCATGGACTTTCTCTAATGAAAAGTTTTTCCAGCCGTACACTCACATCATGAGTACAGGTAAATTGCGTGTATCTTTCGGTAAGAATGGTAACCGTTCGCTGGCTAATCCTTATGAAGCCCTTGCTAACCTCTATCCGGGTGGTGGAAAGATGCAGGGCTATATTACATCTTCTGGCGATTTATACTTGATGCGTTACTTAATGGCTCAACGTATGGAGAATCCGGGTTTACAGTGGGAGAAGACACAGTCTTGGAATTTTGCTTTAGATTTTGGTTTCTTGAATGATCGCATAACCGGTACATTGGAATACTACCGTATGAGTACCAAAGATATGATTATGGGACAGCGCTTGCCTAACTTTACAGGTTTTGAAAGTATCACGACCAATTTGGGACAAGTTGATAACAATGGTTTGGAAATTGCTTTGAACACGTTGAATATTGATAATAAGAATTTCCAATGGAGCACAACATTCAGCCTCTCATACAATAAGAACCGTATTAAACATCTATATGGTGATTATGAAGATATATTGGATGCTTCAGGCAATGTGATTGGTAAAAAAGAAGCTGATTACGTGGGTAATGGTTGGTTTATTGACAGACCTATCAGTGCCATTTGGGACTATAAAGTGACCGGTATTTGGCAGAAAGATGAAGTAGAGGAAGCAAAGAAATATGGTCAGGTTCCGGGTGATCCAAAAGTATGGAACAATCCGGCTAACGATGAATATGATGCTGATGGAAATCTGAAGAAGGTTATTTATAATAATGATGATAAAGTATTCCAAGGACAAACGGCAGCTCCCGTAACTTGGGCATTACGTAATGACTTTACTTTGTGGAAAGATTTGACATTATCCATCAACATTTATTCTCGTATGGGTCATAAGAGTTTGGAAAGTATGTATCTGAACAATGACGATGATGGTGGTGGTATGACTTACCGTTTAGTGAATAAACCAGCAAAAGAGTATTGGACAGTAGATAATCCAAGCAATAAATATGCGCGTATTGAAGCACAAGGTCCTGAAGGCGCTAGAGGAGCCCGCAGACTTTATAACCGTTCTTTTGTCCGTTTAGAAAATATTTCAATAGGTTATACATTGCCCAGACAATGGACAAAAAGAGTAGATATTGAACGTGCTAAGGTATATGCCACAGTTCGGAATGCTGCTGTATGGGGCTCTAAGGACTGGGAATATTATGGTGACCCGGAAACAGGCAATTATGCTTCTCGTATTTGGACACTGGGACTTAACTTAACATTCTAA
- a CDS encoding RagB/SusD family nutrient uptake outer membrane protein codes for MKNYIQKFICKGFILMAGASMVLTGCKESFLEPDPQTMFKPSEVFTTEDGIRSVLAICDRQLKRNYVSEDSREMMALATEYTFSDLMVPAATDKSGFLDNVDNMLRSNSDQSTEKNLGRTNSIYFFWRQGYEGVRNANTILSFIDGVPMDETLKKEYIGRAYFHRAYRYYALVFQYGHVPLLTKLTSSPKLSYHSTHRDAILEKMALDMEFAVQWVPEQKDMQYIGMVNKGACRMLLSKLYLALGRYEDAKKQLDILIDQSGYSLMTNNFGTFFEGGEPTSWPITRNVIWDLHRPENKLISANKEVIMGMPNRGAAAESFIPMLSMRIMYPFFFDGRIKMPDGKQALYNLDRTNSKYRVEYDYMRGLGRGIATFRTSTFYQDGLWAVNGKMDETDLRHSSETGNWMHMENLRCNNVDSEFYGQNIMLHSDRDFWGVKDGEPVLITAKGQLLCSDTIRRWFDVPHYIFCLDDVVNQNLIKNNGLEGATEGSVADWYLYRLAEAYLLRAEAKFYINPSDPTIKDDLNIIRKRAQCSELYTGNVTIGDIMDERARELFYEEWRNVELTRVSLCLARSGRPDEWGNTYNVETFDKQTGTDLDGGSYWYQRCVRKGMYNKGVTIRVDATKTDINFIMGKHNIYWPIPYNAIEANKNAKLWQNVGYTEYDPATPIWNTWEEAVADEDKI; via the coding sequence ATGAAAAACTATATTCAAAAATTTATTTGCAAGGGATTTATCCTGATGGCCGGAGCTTCAATGGTGCTGACCGGTTGTAAAGAAAGCTTTCTGGAACCTGATCCGCAAACCATGTTCAAACCTAGTGAAGTGTTTACTACAGAAGATGGTATTAGGTCTGTATTGGCTATCTGCGATCGTCAATTGAAGAGAAACTATGTGAGTGAAGATTCTCGTGAAATGATGGCGTTGGCTACAGAATACACCTTCTCTGATTTGATGGTACCTGCTGCGACTGATAAATCAGGATTCCTTGATAATGTAGATAATATGTTACGTTCGAATAGCGATCAGAGTACAGAAAAAAACTTAGGTCGTACAAACAGCATCTATTTCTTTTGGCGACAAGGATATGAAGGTGTTCGAAATGCCAATACAATACTTTCATTTATAGATGGTGTCCCTATGGATGAGACGTTAAAGAAAGAATATATTGGTCGTGCCTATTTCCATCGTGCTTATCGATATTATGCATTGGTATTCCAGTATGGGCATGTGCCTTTACTTACTAAATTGACATCATCTCCTAAATTGAGTTACCATTCTACTCACAGGGATGCAATTCTGGAGAAGATGGCGCTTGATATGGAGTTTGCCGTTCAGTGGGTACCTGAACAAAAGGATATGCAATATATTGGTATGGTGAATAAGGGAGCTTGCCGTATGTTACTGTCTAAATTATATCTGGCTCTTGGCAGATATGAGGATGCTAAGAAGCAGTTAGATATTCTGATTGACCAGTCCGGTTATTCATTGATGACAAATAACTTCGGTACCTTCTTTGAAGGTGGTGAACCTACTTCTTGGCCTATTACACGCAACGTGATTTGGGATTTGCACCGTCCGGAGAACAAACTGATTAGCGCTAACAAGGAAGTTATTATGGGTATGCCTAATCGTGGAGCGGCGGCTGAATCGTTTATTCCGATGCTGAGTATGCGTATCATGTATCCTTTCTTCTTTGATGGTAGAATCAAGATGCCCGATGGTAAACAGGCGTTGTACAACCTTGACCGTACTAACAGCAAATACCGTGTGGAATATGACTATATGCGTGGGCTAGGACGTGGTATTGCAACTTTCCGTACCAGTACTTTCTATCAGGATGGATTGTGGGCTGTAAATGGCAAGATGGACGAAACGGACTTGCGCCATAGTTCAGAAACCGGAAACTGGATGCACATGGAAAATTTGCGTTGTAACAATGTAGACTCCGAATTCTATGGACAGAACATTATGCTTCATTCCGATAGAGATTTTTGGGGTGTAAAAGACGGAGAACCTGTGCTGATTACCGCAAAGGGACAATTGTTGTGTTCCGATACAATTCGACGCTGGTTTGATGTGCCTCATTACATTTTCTGTCTGGATGATGTGGTCAACCAAAATTTGATTAAAAATAATGGTCTTGAAGGAGCTACTGAGGGCAGTGTTGCCGACTGGTATCTCTATCGTTTGGCAGAAGCCTATTTACTTCGTGCTGAAGCTAAATTCTACATTAATCCGAGTGATCCGACTATCAAAGATGACCTGAATATCATCAGAAAACGTGCACAATGTTCTGAACTCTATACTGGCAATGTGACTATCGGTGATATCATGGACGAACGTGCACGTGAACTTTTCTATGAAGAGTGGCGTAATGTAGAGTTGACTCGTGTATCTCTCTGTCTGGCTCGCAGTGGAAGACCTGATGAATGGGGCAATACCTATAATGTGGAAACTTTTGACAAACAAACCGGTACAGATCTGGATGGCGGTAGCTATTGGTATCAACGTTGTGTACGCAAAGGTATGTACAACAAGGGCGTAACGATTCGTGTTGATGCCACTAAGACAGACATTAACTTCATTATGGGTAAACATAATATTTATTGGCCGATTCCTTATAATGCTATCGAGGCTAATAAAAATGCCAAGCTGTGGCAGAATGTAGGTTATACAGAATACGACCCTGCTACTCCTATATGGAATACTTGGGAAGAAGCCGTAGCTGATGAAGATAAAATTTAA
- a CDS encoding aldose epimerase family protein, whose amino-acid sequence MNKIMIILAGYVLLASACTSKQVTEKTASGLNPADFRMEVDGKQTDLFVLKNKNGMEVCITNFGGRIVSVMVPDKDGVMRDVVLGLDSIQDYVKLPTNFGATIGRYGNRINQGKITIDGVEYQLPRNNYGHCLHGGSKGFDFRVFNAHQLSDQVLELSYLSKDGEEGFPGNLTCKVTFSLTDDNAIDIRYSAETDRTTVVNLTNHSYFNLDGDPSKDNSDYLLTINADAYTPVDSTFMTTGEIAPVENTDMDFRQPTAIGARINNDFIQLKYGKGYDHNWVLNTKGDISQKCATLESPKTGIVLDVYTNEPGIQIYAGNFLDGTVKGKKGIVYGHRASVCLETQKYPDTPNKPEWPSALLKPGEKYDSHCIYKFSVRK is encoded by the coding sequence ATGAATAAAATTATGATTATTTTAGCAGGATATGTGCTATTAGCATCAGCCTGTACAAGTAAGCAGGTCACTGAAAAGACTGCTTCAGGGTTGAATCCGGCTGATTTCCGTATGGAAGTGGATGGTAAACAGACAGACCTGTTTGTACTAAAGAATAAAAATGGTATGGAAGTTTGTATTACAAACTTTGGTGGACGTATTGTATCAGTAATGGTACCGGATAAAGATGGAGTTATGCGTGATGTTGTATTAGGACTCGATTCTATTCAAGACTACGTGAAACTTCCTACGAATTTTGGTGCTACCATCGGACGTTATGGTAATCGCATTAACCAGGGTAAGATTACCATAGACGGTGTAGAATATCAATTGCCACGGAATAACTATGGCCACTGCCTACATGGTGGTTCTAAAGGCTTTGACTTCCGGGTTTTCAATGCACATCAGCTGAGTGATCAGGTTTTGGAATTGAGCTATTTATCAAAAGATGGGGAAGAGGGATTTCCGGGTAATTTGACCTGTAAGGTCACTTTCTCACTGACAGATGATAATGCCATCGATATTCGTTATAGTGCCGAAACGGATCGTACTACGGTTGTTAATCTGACTAATCATTCATATTTCAACCTGGATGGTGATCCTTCCAAAGACAACTCGGATTATCTACTGACCATTAATGCTGATGCATATACTCCTGTGGACAGTACTTTTATGACTACCGGTGAGATTGCTCCTGTAGAAAATACAGACATGGATTTCCGTCAACCTACGGCCATCGGAGCACGCATTAATAATGATTTTATTCAATTGAAGTATGGTAAAGGTTACGATCATAACTGGGTACTCAATACAAAAGGGGATATTTCTCAGAAATGTGCTACTCTCGAATCTCCTAAAACTGGTATCGTACTTGATGTTTACACGAACGAACCGGGAATTCAGATTTATGCCGGCAACTTCCTTGATGGTACGGTAAAGGGAAAGAAAGGCATCGTATATGGTCATCGTGCTTCCGTTTGTTTGGAAACTCAGAAATATCCCGATACTCCTAATAAACCGGAATGGCCGTCAGCATTATTGAAACCGGGAGAGAAATATGATAGCCATTGCATATATAAATTTTCCGTAAGAAAATGA
- a CDS encoding glycoside hydrolase family 88/105 protein has translation MKRDYRFIYLFVVAVFVMTSTITAQDYFSNFPVRANPKIVGKKVSSRLMETKHQLYGDRGIHYAEVCTWYGALRFAEMTNDKELTKKLRERFELLFHLEKDLLPPPIHVDQNMFGCLPLKLYRMTKDERYKELGLPYADTQWILPEKANDEERKWHKKGYSWQTRLWIDDMYMITIVQAEAYHVTGDKKYINRAAKEMVLYLDEIQRENGLFYHAPDVPFYWGRGDGWMAVGMTELLFNLPENDPNRQRILKGYRLMMENLKKYVNEDGLWNQLIDEKDCWTETSGSAMFTYAMILGVKNGWLDKDEYGPIARRAWLGLCNYLDDNNDLMEVCIGTGKKNSHQYYLDRPRITGDYHGQAPIIWCAYALLSE, from the coding sequence ATGAAGAGAGATTATCGTTTCATTTATCTATTTGTTGTGGCTGTATTTGTAATGACAAGTACCATCACCGCACAAGATTATTTCAGTAATTTCCCTGTAAGAGCAAATCCAAAAATCGTAGGGAAAAAGGTAAGTAGCCGCCTGATGGAGACCAAACACCAACTTTATGGAGATAGAGGTATACATTATGCTGAAGTCTGCACCTGGTATGGAGCGCTCCGGTTCGCTGAAATGACGAATGACAAGGAACTTACCAAGAAACTGAGAGAGCGTTTTGAGCTGTTGTTCCATCTGGAGAAAGACTTGCTTCCTCCTCCGATTCATGTAGACCAGAATATGTTCGGTTGTCTGCCTCTGAAACTGTATCGCATGACGAAGGACGAGCGCTATAAAGAACTGGGATTACCGTATGCCGATACGCAGTGGATTCTTCCTGAGAAGGCAAACGATGAAGAACGTAAATGGCATAAGAAAGGATATTCCTGGCAGACCCGCCTTTGGATTGATGATATGTATATGATTACCATTGTGCAAGCCGAAGCCTATCACGTAACGGGAGATAAAAAATACATCAACCGCGCTGCCAAGGAAATGGTGCTTTATCTGGATGAGATTCAGCGTGAGAACGGTCTCTTTTATCATGCGCCCGATGTGCCCTTCTATTGGGGACGTGGCGATGGCTGGATGGCTGTTGGTATGACGGAATTGCTTTTCAACCTTCCTGAAAACGATCCTAACCGTCAACGCATCCTCAAAGGATATCGCTTGATGATGGAGAACCTGAAGAAATATGTGAATGAAGATGGACTCTGGAACCAGTTGATTGACGAAAAGGACTGCTGGACGGAAACTTCCGGTTCGGCAATGTTTACGTATGCCATGATTTTGGGGGTGAAGAACGGATGGCTGGACAAGGATGAATATGGACCGATTGCCCGTCGTGCATGGTTGGGACTTTGCAACTATCTTGATGATAACAATGACTTGATGGAAGTTTGCATCGGTACAGGCAAGAAGAACAGCCACCAGTATTATCTGGATCGTCCCCGCATTACAGGTGATTATCATGGGCAAGCTCCCATTATTTGGTGTGCTTATGCGTTGCTGAGCGAATAA
- a CDS encoding sulfatase family protein, protein MDLRKYLFSGVILQGVGLSLYAQTGKPNIVVIMTDQQRADLCGREGFPMEITPYVDELAHQNAWFDKAYTVMPASSPARCSMFTGRFPSATHVRTNHNVRDVHYAKDLVTVLKENHYKTALVGKNHGYLSSKDMDFWSEYSHWGKNKPVTEGERAVSEFFKESVGQCLEPSPIPVKDQQPARIVDEAIEWIDSQKDNPFFVWVSFPEPHNPYQVCEPYYSMFAPDKLPPVKTSRQDALRKGEKYQILAELEDASCPDLEKDIPRLRGNYMGMIRLIDDQIKRLIEDLKEKGLFEKTIIVVLSDHGDYCGEYGLIRKGAGLSESLTRIPMVWAGYQIKKQAKAIDAHVSLADLFPTFCTVIGDSIPVGVQGRSLWPMLTGKKYPKEEFSSIVVQLGFGGEDVPLDDKLTFEQEGALGHDKVARFDELNTWTQSGTSRMVRMGDWKLVMNSYGRGELYNLKKDPYEINNLFGNSKFVNKQNELLTKLVAWELRLQDPLPLPRHRYHFKRNPYNYHFSE, encoded by the coding sequence ATGGATTTAAGAAAGTATCTCTTTTCAGGAGTTATTCTCCAGGGGGTAGGCTTGTCCTTGTACGCTCAGACAGGTAAGCCCAATATTGTGGTGATAATGACAGATCAGCAGCGCGCGGATTTGTGTGGGCGTGAAGGTTTTCCGATGGAAATCACTCCGTACGTCGATGAATTGGCGCACCAAAATGCCTGGTTTGATAAAGCGTATACGGTTATGCCTGCCAGCAGTCCAGCACGTTGTTCTATGTTTACAGGCCGTTTTCCCAGTGCTACTCATGTGCGTACGAATCACAATGTACGTGATGTACACTATGCAAAAGATTTGGTAACTGTTTTGAAGGAGAACCATTATAAGACTGCTTTAGTGGGTAAGAATCATGGCTATTTGAGTTCGAAAGATATGGATTTCTGGTCTGAATATTCTCACTGGGGAAAGAATAAGCCGGTGACGGAGGGAGAACGTGCCGTTTCCGAATTCTTTAAAGAGTCTGTCGGACAGTGTCTGGAACCTTCGCCTATACCTGTCAAGGACCAACAGCCCGCAAGAATAGTGGATGAAGCTATAGAATGGATCGACAGCCAGAAGGATAATCCGTTCTTTGTCTGGGTTTCATTTCCCGAACCACATAATCCCTATCAAGTCTGTGAACCTTATTACTCGATGTTTGCACCGGATAAGCTTCCGCCAGTGAAGACTTCACGTCAGGATGCATTGAGGAAAGGGGAGAAGTACCAGATACTGGCAGAACTGGAAGATGCTTCTTGTCCTGATCTAGAGAAAGATATACCTCGATTAAGGGGAAATTATATGGGAATGATTCGCCTTATAGATGATCAGATAAAGCGACTGATTGAGGACTTGAAAGAAAAAGGACTTTTTGAGAAAACAATCATTGTAGTTCTGTCTGACCATGGTGATTATTGCGGTGAATACGGCTTAATTCGCAAAGGAGCAGGCTTGTCCGAGTCCCTGACCCGTATACCAATGGTTTGGGCCGGTTATCAGATAAAGAAACAGGCTAAAGCGATAGATGCGCATGTTTCATTGGCAGATCTTTTCCCTACTTTTTGTACGGTGATAGGTGATTCTATACCTGTAGGTGTGCAGGGACGGAGTTTGTGGCCGATGCTGACAGGTAAGAAATACCCGAAAGAGGAGTTTTCAAGTATAGTTGTGCAGTTGGGCTTCGGTGGTGAGGATGTGCCTTTGGATGATAAACTGACTTTTGAGCAGGAAGGTGCGCTGGGACATGATAAAGTGGCTCGTTTTGACGAACTGAATACCTGGACTCAGAGCGGAACTTCCCGAATGGTGCGTATGGGCGACTGGAAACTGGTCATGAACAGTTATGGAAGGGGAGAACTGTATAATCTGAAGAAAGACCCGTATGAAATTAATAACCTGTTTGGAAACTCAAAGTTTGTAAATAAGCAGAATGAGTTGTTGACAAAACTGGTGGCTTGGGAATTGCGTTTGCAGGATCCATTGCCACTGCCCCGACATCGTTATCATTTCAAACGGAATCCTTATAATTATCATTTTTCCGAGTGA